The sequence below is a genomic window from Deinococcus terrestris.
TCTTCAAGCGCGGCAACCTCGCGCACTCGGCGTGCATTCCCATCGGTGGGGACCACGTGACGGCCGACCTCGCGCAGATTCTTAAACTGCCCCATGAGGAAGCCGAGAACGTCAAGCGCCGCTACGGGGCCGCCGTGCCCGAACTCGCCGACCCCGACCTCACGCTGGAGATCACCACCGCGAACGGCTCGACGCACGCCATCAGCGCCTTTGAGCTGTCGCGCATCATCAAGCCGCGCCTCACCGAAATTTTCGGGATGGTCCGCGACGAGATCGACCAGGCGCTCGGCCCGGTGGAACTCGTCGCGCAGGGCGTCGTGCTGACGGGTGGGGCCAGCTCGCTGCGCGGGATTCCCGAACTCGCCCGCGACCGCTTCCGCCTGCCCGTGCGGGTGGGTAGACCGCGCGGCATCGGCGGCCTGACCGACATCGTGAGTGGCCCCGCGCACGCCGGGGGCGTCGGGCTGGTGCTGTACGGCATCGGCCAAGACGGTAAGGTGCCGGTGTCGGTCTTCCGCCCGGAGGAGCCCGCCACCCCGCCCCCCGCACCCCAGCCGCAGCCTGCCGCCAAGGCCAGCTCCGAGGCCAAGAAGGAAGCGGGCGCCGTGACGGTGGCGACTCCCGCGCCCAGCCAGCCTGCTCCTAAGAAGGACAAGGAAAGCGGCAACCTGCTGACCAAGGTGCGCGGCTTTTTCAAAGACTGGATGTGAGTGGCCTAACGGCGCAGAGCTCACCTTTGCCGTGCCGACCATGAAGGTACGGTAAGCTACCGGAAGCACAGCGAGGGAGGCAGCGCCTCCTTCCGAAGGAGACATGATGCAAGCGGCCAGAATTCGCGTGATTGGCTTGGGCGGGGCGGGGAACAACGCCGTCAACCGCATGATCGAATCGGGACTAGAGGGTGTGGAGTTCGTAGCGGGCAACACCGACGCGCAGGTGCTCGCCAAGAGCCACGCCGAGGTCCGTATTCAGCTCGGCGACCGCCTGACGCGCGGCTTGGGTGCCGGAGCCGACCCCGAGGTCGGGGAAAAGGCGGCCCTTGAGGACCGCGAGCGCATCAAGGAGTA
It includes:
- the ftsA gene encoding cell division protein FtsA, which codes for MKDNPIIVGLDIGTTKITTVIGEVGDDGSVDIIGEGTVPSEGMKRGAVVNLERATGAIRQSVQAAERVSGVRVASVFVSVAGNHVKAITSHGLAAIRRHQEISQADVDRAIENARAVPLDPNLEIIHTLPQEYVVDGQEGIKSAVGMHGVRLEVDVHIVAGTAGPLLNLRRCVQEAGLKVEGFVLQALASGLATLEAAEQSQTVVVIDMGGGTTDVGVFKRGNLAHSACIPIGGDHVTADLAQILKLPHEEAENVKRRYGAAVPELADPDLTLEITTANGSTHAISAFELSRIIKPRLTEIFGMVRDEIDQALGPVELVAQGVVLTGGASSLRGIPELARDRFRLPVRVGRPRGIGGLTDIVSGPAHAGGVGLVLYGIGQDGKVPVSVFRPEEPATPPPAPQPQPAAKASSEAKKEAGAVTVATPAPSQPAPKKDKESGNLLTKVRGFFKDWM